The following DNA comes from Tepidimicrobium xylanilyticum.
CCAAATCCCGTAAGACTGTTGAGGCAGCTACCCGAGGATATAAAGAGATAAATTTTAAGGCAATGAAGCTACTGCCCCGAGGCGGATATTTAGCAACTTGCAGTTGTAGTCACTTCGTGACAGATGATTTATTCCGCAAAATACTTGCAAGTGCTGCTAAGGATGCTGCAGTATCCTTAAGACAAATTGAAGCCCGTCAGCAGGCTCCAGACCATCCCATCCTGTGGAACGTTCCTGAGACGGACTATCTTAAGTTTTATATCTTCCAGGTTGTATAACAAGCTGTATTAATTTTTTAGAATCTAACATCAAGCAGCTGTAGATAAAAAATGGGGCTGACCAATTAATATTTTGGAATCGCCCCTTTATTATACATCTATCATCTCTAGAGCTTAATATCATATATTTCCTGTAAATACCTAATATTTACTTATGCCTGCAATACCAACATTTTCAATAATAAACCTTTGCTTTTCACCTTTATAAAATTCTTGTAATTTCGTCTCAAATTTAGAAGGTTAAAGGTAATATTGTAAACAGTGATTCCTCAAAATTGCACTTCCATCATAAACGCAACAAGAATTTCCTCATCCACTTCTATCTTCTGAAATCCTTTTGAAATTCCTTAACTATTAATGACCTCTCACTATTTATCAGCCTTAATGCAATAGCCTTCAAAAATATATAATTTGTGTTTGCCTCTTAAATCGGACAAATTTAATATCTTGTATCTTCCCCATATCATAACCCATTTTTTAAGCTTCGATGATTAGCTTAATTATTCAATCTATATCAATAATTGCTGACACTTTTAAACTTCTAACTCCAGACTGTACTTTTTTACAGCCTCATCAAAAGTATTTCCAGATGCAATAACATATCCTAATCTGTCGAAAGAATTATGTACAATACCTATATAATCACATTTTGATTTTAATAACTCTATTGAAATAATATCCTTTTATTGTTTTAATTCTTCTATACCGTTAACTTGTTCTAAAGTATCTTGAATTTCTGGACACAAGTATCATATTGCAGTATATTTACTTGCACCAGGAACAGTTATAAAGTTTTCGAAAGGATTAATTCTTAATGTACATTTTGCTATCATTTCATAGAGATTTATTCCCTTTGAATTTTGAAGTAAAATTGGAATATTGTCTCCTCCTGCTCTTGCATGAGTTTCAACTACCACTGGTCCTTTTTCAGTTAAAATTATTTCTGTATGAGAAGCACTATTATCAATTCCAAGTGCCTCTAAAATTGAAACAACATACATCTCTATAGATTTTGATATATTATTGTCTAAATTTGCTGGCAAACAATGACCAATTTCAATACAGTGATCCTCACTTTTAAATTTTTCTGTAACAACAAGAATCTTATGTTGTCTATTAAAAGACATCGCCTGGACACTATACTCTTTTCCTTTCAAGTAACTTTCAGTATA
Coding sequences within:
- a CDS encoding ATP-grasp domain-containing protein, yielding MQYEEKLLNKLNDPLKFARINPEKELKEFAILNGYPIVLKPIDGTASTGVFIIKSEEDTKKAIKWFELNAKGCQMYTESYLKGKEYSVQAMSFNRQHKILVVTEKFKSEDHCIEIGHCLPANLDNNISKSIEMYVVSILEALGIDNSASHTEIILTEKGPVVVETHARAGGDNIPILLQNSKGINLYEMIAKCTLRINPFENFITVPGASKYTAI